In one Trichlorobacter lovleyi SZ genomic region, the following are encoded:
- a CDS encoding class I SAM-dependent DNA methyltransferase, translating into MTTSALIQKVWNFCHTLRDDGVSYGDYLEQLTYLLFLKMADEYAQEPYNRDTHIPKGHDWASLRGKSGEPLEAHYLAILHKLGTGPGMLGAIFFKAQNKIQDPAKLARLVQMIDAEKWVGMDTDTKGDLYEGLLQKNAEDTKSGAGQYFTPRHLIDAMVACIRPEPLKTIADPACGTGGFFLGAHKWLTRPGSSLDKKQKEFLRHKTFHGNEIVPNTRRLCLMNLFLHNIGELDGEPNVDRSDALIAEPKQRFDYVLANPPFGKKSSMTFTNEEGEEDKDALTYERQDFWETTSNKQLNFLQHIASMLKETGKAAVVLPDNVLFEGGAGEKIRKKLLENCDVHTVLRLPTGIFYAQGVKANVVFFDARPKDGKIQTKGVWFYDLRTNKHFTLKTRTLKEEDLKEFITCYNPENRHERTEAERFKYFSYDELIARDKASLDIFWLKDDSLDNLDELPAPDVLAQEIIDHLEAALNSFRDVAAGLAVK; encoded by the coding sequence ATGACCACCTCCGCCCTGATCCAGAAAGTCTGGAACTTCTGCCATACCCTGCGCGATGATGGCGTCAGCTATGGCGACTATCTGGAACAACTCACCTACCTGCTATTTCTGAAAATGGCGGACGAGTACGCCCAGGAACCGTATAACCGGGATACCCATATCCCCAAGGGGCATGACTGGGCTTCCTTGCGTGGTAAATCCGGTGAACCGCTGGAGGCACACTATCTGGCTATTCTCCACAAACTGGGCACTGGTCCCGGCATGCTGGGGGCAATCTTCTTCAAGGCACAGAACAAGATCCAGGACCCGGCTAAACTGGCCCGTCTGGTACAGATGATTGATGCCGAGAAGTGGGTCGGCATGGACACCGACACCAAGGGTGACCTGTACGAAGGGCTGTTGCAGAAAAACGCGGAAGACACCAAGAGCGGCGCTGGCCAGTACTTCACCCCCCGGCACCTGATTGACGCCATGGTGGCCTGTATCAGGCCGGAACCGCTAAAGACCATTGCTGATCCTGCCTGCGGCACCGGCGGTTTTTTTCTTGGTGCCCACAAGTGGCTTACCCGGCCAGGGAGCAGTCTCGACAAAAAACAGAAGGAGTTTTTGCGCCACAAGACCTTTCACGGCAATGAGATTGTACCCAACACCCGCCGTCTCTGCTTGATGAACCTGTTTCTGCACAATATCGGCGAACTGGATGGTGAGCCGAACGTTGACCGTTCCGATGCCCTGATTGCAGAGCCCAAACAACGCTTTGACTACGTGCTGGCCAATCCGCCCTTTGGCAAGAAAAGCAGCATGACCTTCACCAACGAAGAAGGGGAAGAGGACAAGGACGCCCTGACCTACGAGCGCCAGGATTTCTGGGAAACCACCTCCAACAAACAGCTTAACTTCCTGCAGCATATCGCCTCAATGCTCAAAGAAACCGGCAAGGCAGCCGTGGTTCTGCCCGACAACGTCCTTTTTGAAGGGGGCGCTGGCGAAAAGATCCGCAAGAAACTGCTGGAAAACTGCGATGTTCACACGGTTCTGCGCCTGCCCACTGGTATCTTCTACGCCCAGGGGGTCAAGGCGAATGTGGTGTTTTTCGACGCCAGGCCGAAGGACGGGAAGATACAGACCAAGGGTGTCTGGTTTTATGACCTGCGCACTAACAAGCATTTCACCCTGAAAACCAGAACACTGAAAGAGGAAGATCTAAAAGAGTTCATAACCTGTTACAACCCGGAGAATCGCCATGAACGCACGGAAGCTGAACGCTTCAAGTATTTCTCCTATGATGAACTGATTGCCCGCGACAAGGCCAGCCTGGATATCTTCTGGCTAAAGGATGACAGCCTTGATAATCTGGACGAACTACCTGCGCCTGATGTCCTGGCGCAGGAGATTATTGATCATCTGGAAGCGGCGTTGAATTCTTTCAGGGATGTGGCGGCAGGGTTGGCTGTCAAATAA
- a CDS encoding VF530 family protein: MTAGDPLHGITLETILKTLVKQIGWTAMGKAVEIRCFTHDPDIKSSLTFLRRTPWARAKVEELYLRQKATTCEKH; the protein is encoded by the coding sequence GTGACAGCAGGCGATCCTTTACACGGCATCACCCTGGAAACAATACTGAAGACGCTGGTTAAGCAGATCGGCTGGACTGCAATGGGCAAGGCTGTTGAGATCCGCTGCTTTACCCATGACCCGGACATCAAATCCAGCCTTACCTTTCTGCGCCGTACCCCCTGGGCCAGAGCCAAGGTCGAAGAACTGTATCTTCGACAGAAAGCGACAACCTGTGAAAAACATTGA
- a CDS encoding DEAD/DEAH box helicase: MKNIDVSFDSLGLRPELLSAITSLGYTSPTPIQAEAIPVIFEGCDLLAGAQTGTGKTAAFALPIVQMLAETTPAEKRRKPRALVLVPTRELAAQVSDEMNRYARRLSLRSTMIYGGVTIQAQIERLHRGVDIVVATPGRLLDHAERGTIDLSRIKFLVLDEADRMLDLGFIDEIKKVAEYLPAKHQALLFSATYSQNIKQLADQLLDQPKRVEVARRTLTAEAVTQAVYQVERSRKREMLSFLIRKNGWNQVLVFTRTRYGADKLTEELLFDGIKAAAIHSNKSQSIRTRTLAEFKQGAFRVLVATDVAARGLDIERLPHVVNYDLPQVPEDYVHRIGRTGRAGEEGIAISLVSQEEQILLAAIEKLVKQSIPRQSLAEFPQYAVRRTVKAKEGKLAKEQAKPKKTEVKAATPKRKKVVPERPAPKTGRRGQRSGR; this comes from the coding sequence GTGAAAAACATTGACGTATCTTTTGACTCCCTTGGCCTGCGCCCCGAACTGCTGAGCGCCATTACCAGCCTGGGGTATACCTCCCCCACCCCGATTCAGGCCGAGGCGATTCCGGTGATTTTTGAGGGGTGCGACCTGCTTGCCGGAGCCCAGACCGGCACCGGCAAGACCGCGGCCTTTGCCCTGCCGATCGTCCAGATGCTGGCAGAAACCACCCCCGCAGAGAAGCGCAGAAAGCCACGTGCCCTGGTGCTGGTGCCCACCCGTGAGCTGGCCGCCCAGGTCAGCGACGAGATGAACCGCTATGCCCGCCGTCTGTCACTGCGTTCAACCATGATCTATGGTGGCGTAACCATCCAGGCCCAGATTGAACGGCTGCACCGTGGTGTTGATATTGTGGTGGCAACGCCGGGACGGCTGCTGGATCATGCAGAACGGGGCACAATTGACCTGTCGCGGATCAAGTTTCTGGTGCTGGATGAGGCAGACCGGATGCTGGATCTGGGCTTTATCGATGAGATCAAAAAGGTGGCAGAGTACCTGCCTGCAAAGCATCAGGCATTGCTGTTTTCGGCCACCTATTCACAAAATATCAAACAGTTGGCTGATCAGCTGCTGGATCAACCCAAACGGGTTGAGGTGGCTCGCCGTACCCTGACCGCTGAGGCCGTGACCCAGGCGGTGTATCAGGTGGAGCGCAGCCGTAAACGGGAGATGCTGTCGTTTCTGATCCGTAAAAACGGCTGGAATCAGGTGCTGGTCTTTACCCGTACCCGCTACGGCGCAGACAAACTGACTGAAGAACTGCTGTTTGACGGGATCAAGGCGGCTGCCATCCACAGCAACAAGAGCCAGTCGATCCGCACCCGTACCCTGGCGGAATTCAAACAGGGCGCTTTCCGGGTGCTGGTGGCAACCGACGTGGCTGCCCGCGGACTGGATATTGAACGGCTGCCCCATGTGGTCAACTATGACCTGCCCCAGGTGCCTGAAGATTATGTGCACCGGATCGGCCGCACCGGCCGTGCCGGAGAAGAGGGGATCGCCATCTCGCTGGTGAGCCAGGAAGAACAGATCCTGCTGGCTGCCATCGAAAAGCTGGTCAAGCAGAGCATCCCGCGCCAAAGCCTTGCAGAATTTCCTCAGTATGCGGTCAGGCGGACCGTAAAGGCAAAGGAAGGTAAGCTGGCTAAAGAGCAGGCCAAACCAAAGAAGACAGAAGTTAAAGCTGCAACCCCCAAGCGGAAGAAGGTGGTGCCGGAGCGTCCTGCCCCCAAGACCGGCCGCCGGGGACAGCGGTCAGGCAGATAA
- a CDS encoding CHASE domain-containing protein, with the protein MVNHNSEHDRFGMADTGNVPRFPRSAVPAPHPQSGFCYRYIPFLVLLVTLFLSYQTWKNTRLLTQQELQLNFDHHTKAAYDNIIRRMAAYEQVLRGVQGFFEASRSVSKHEFAMYITTLRLEESYPGIQGIGFAPQLRHDRKAAHIAAMRAEGFHSYTLWPVGTRRQYAPVIYLEPTNERNRKVFGYDLLSESSRREALERARDNGTAALTAKLQLVQEGSRNPQPGCIMYLPVYRHGSAHRSIEQRRAELAGWVSAPFRMNDLMVGILGPQNDTLDIEIYDGNEISDKALLYDNDTARHTSGPAPRFQSRRSIEIGGRQWTMITSSMPGFEKTVHKRELTLVAVASIGGSLLLSLITWLLVSARSNALRAAYNARLTAHALQEAEKLAQIGHFDYDPRSDKTYWSEGLERIWGLEPGNHYRQFKEFLATVHPDDLQIILDSDADKSWHETNNEYRIIRADGEIRHIYSYGYRESAPDGTITRVFGINQDITERKRAEEAIIRSRDYYLQLLENFPSLIWRAGLDGKCDYFNRTWLAFTGRSMAQELGYGWAEGVHADDLPACLSTYYAAFESRRSFTMEYRLRHHDGSYHWIVDHGSPHLDAEGCFIGYIGSCYDINAQKNAELALKETHEQLEQRVAERTAALTEANQQLLESRTLLKNTQQQARLGSWSWDIASDRMTWSDELYAIFGWSRDLAAPGYHQHGMLFTPHSYACLDNAFARVLATGEAGILDLELEIVRTDGIHRFCLLHGEAVQDDTGAIVQLRGSLQDITERKQLEEQLFEARKLESIGQIAAGVAHEVRTPLNAILSITEALFHQPQIGHNPEYDQFLHHIRTQVNRLSLLMNDLLALGKPIPASSLHPVPLSELCRDTISIWQQSATGTARPVDFQSHISGTATVLVDGIKLQQALFNLLENASQHSPARSAITVALTTVPSREMACIRISDAGNGIPLGQLDKVFEPFYSNRKGGTGLGLALVKHFIENMGGTVRLWNNDPPPGCSAEVCVPLRDGDSA; encoded by the coding sequence ATGGTGAATCACAACTCCGAGCATGACAGGTTTGGTATGGCAGATACCGGCAACGTCCCCCGTTTTCCCCGATCAGCGGTTCCCGCCCCCCACCCCCAAAGCGGTTTCTGTTACCGGTACATCCCTTTCCTGGTGCTTCTGGTAACGCTCTTCCTCTCGTACCAGACCTGGAAAAACACCCGGCTGCTGACTCAGCAGGAACTGCAGTTAAACTTCGATCACCACACCAAAGCGGCCTATGACAACATCATACGGCGAATGGCCGCCTATGAGCAGGTATTGCGCGGTGTACAAGGCTTTTTTGAAGCATCCCGCTCGGTGAGCAAACATGAATTTGCCATGTATATAACCACGTTGCGTCTTGAAGAAAGTTATCCGGGCATTCAGGGGATCGGCTTTGCGCCACAGCTCCGGCATGACCGGAAGGCCGCCCATATCGCAGCCATGCGAGCTGAAGGGTTCCATTCCTATACCCTCTGGCCGGTCGGTACCCGCCGGCAATATGCGCCGGTCATTTATCTTGAGCCGACCAACGAACGGAACCGGAAGGTCTTCGGGTACGATCTGCTGTCTGAATCCTCCCGGCGAGAGGCACTCGAACGGGCGCGTGACAACGGAACCGCCGCCCTGACCGCCAAACTGCAACTGGTGCAGGAGGGCAGCCGGAACCCCCAGCCCGGCTGCATCATGTACCTGCCTGTCTACCGGCACGGGTCGGCACACAGATCGATTGAACAACGGCGTGCTGAGCTGGCGGGATGGGTCTCGGCGCCTTTCCGGATGAATGATCTGATGGTTGGTATTCTTGGCCCACAGAACGATACGCTTGATATTGAGATTTATGACGGCAACGAGATTTCGGACAAGGCCTTGCTGTACGATAATGACACCGCCCGCCATACCAGCGGCCCGGCCCCCCGTTTTCAATCCCGGCGCTCAATCGAGATTGGCGGACGTCAATGGACCATGATTACCAGCTCCATGCCCGGCTTTGAAAAAACGGTCCATAAGCGTGAACTGACGCTGGTTGCCGTAGCGAGTATCGGAGGCAGTCTCCTGCTCAGCCTGATTACCTGGTTGCTGGTATCAGCCCGCAGCAATGCACTCAGGGCAGCCTACAATGCACGCTTAACCGCCCACGCCCTTCAAGAGGCAGAGAAACTGGCTCAAATCGGCCATTTTGACTATGATCCCCGCAGCGATAAGACTTACTGGTCAGAAGGGCTGGAGCGTATCTGGGGGCTTGAGCCGGGCAATCATTATCGTCAGTTCAAAGAATTTCTTGCAACCGTACACCCTGACGACCTGCAGATCATCCTTGACTCTGATGCCGACAAAAGCTGGCATGAAACCAACAATGAGTACCGCATCATCCGCGCTGACGGAGAAATCAGGCACATCTATTCCTACGGGTACCGGGAATCTGCCCCGGACGGCACCATCACCCGCGTTTTCGGTATCAATCAGGATATCACCGAGCGCAAACGGGCTGAAGAAGCGATCATCCGTTCACGGGATTACTATCTCCAACTGCTTGAAAACTTTCCGTCACTGATCTGGCGGGCCGGACTTGACGGCAAATGCGATTATTTCAATCGCACCTGGCTTGCCTTTACCGGTCGCAGCATGGCCCAGGAACTGGGCTACGGCTGGGCTGAAGGGGTCCATGCCGATGACCTGCCGGCCTGCCTGAGTACCTATTACGCGGCATTTGAAAGCCGCCGGTCTTTCACCATGGAGTACCGGCTGCGCCACCATGACGGCTCATACCACTGGATCGTTGACCATGGCAGTCCCCACCTTGACGCAGAGGGCTGTTTTATCGGCTATATCGGCAGTTGCTATGACATTAATGCCCAGAAAAATGCCGAGCTGGCCCTCAAGGAGACCCATGAGCAACTGGAGCAACGGGTGGCTGAACGGACGGCCGCCCTGACTGAAGCAAATCAACAGCTTCTGGAGAGCAGGACGCTGCTGAAAAACACCCAGCAGCAGGCCCGGCTCGGCAGTTGGTCCTGGGACATTGCCAGTGACCGGATGACCTGGTCAGACGAGCTCTACGCCATTTTCGGATGGAGCCGGGATCTGGCTGCTCCCGGCTATCACCAGCACGGCATGCTGTTTACTCCCCACAGTTACGCCTGTTTAGACAACGCGTTTGCCCGTGTACTTGCAACTGGCGAGGCCGGCATACTTGATCTGGAGCTTGAGATTGTTCGTACAGACGGCATCCACCGCTTCTGCCTGCTGCACGGCGAGGCCGTGCAGGATGATACCGGTGCGATCGTGCAACTGCGCGGCTCCCTGCAGGACATCACTGAGCGCAAGCAACTTGAAGAGCAGCTGTTTGAGGCACGCAAGCTGGAATCAATCGGCCAGATAGCCGCCGGTGTCGCCCATGAGGTCAGAACACCATTAAATGCAATCCTTTCGATTACTGAGGCCCTGTTTCATCAGCCGCAGATAGGGCATAACCCTGAGTATGATCAGTTTCTGCACCATATCCGGACTCAGGTCAACCGGCTCTCTCTGTTGATGAACGACCTCCTGGCGCTGGGCAAGCCGATCCCCGCTTCAAGCCTGCACCCTGTCCCGCTGAGTGAACTCTGCCGCGACACGATCTCGATCTGGCAGCAATCGGCCACAGGAACGGCCCGCCCGGTTGACTTCCAGAGCCATATTTCCGGCACTGCAACCGTACTGGTAGACGGTATCAAACTCCAGCAGGCACTGTTTAACCTTCTTGAGAACGCCTCCCAGCACAGCCCTGCCCGGTCCGCCATCACGGTGGCACTGACCACCGTCCCCAGCCGCGAAATGGCCTGCATCAGAATATCCGATGCCGGCAACGGTATTCCACTCGGGCAGCTTGACAAGGTATTTGAACCGTTCTATTCCAACCGGAAGGGTGGAACCGGCCTTGGCCTGGCTCTTGTCAAACACTTTATTGAAAACATGGGTGGCACGGTACGCCTCTGGAATAATGACCCGCCACCGGGCTGCTCGGCTGAAGTCTGCGTCCCCTTACGCGATGGAGATAGTGCATGA
- a CDS encoding sigma-54-dependent transcriptional regulator, with protein MKTHILLVEDDVASRFGFIHFFSREGYAITEATGIAEATEAIAGQRFDAVILDNNLPDGNGIDFISTVRTYDGTVPIIIITGTADIPLAVEAMQRGADNFLTKPVDNAGLSAFLKKTLEIGVLKRRVVARQRLEKQEEMFWGNSAAMRQAFDLARIAAESDSPVLLTGETGTGKGMIAKWIHRNSSRSDNEFVEVNCSCLRGELLAREIFGNARGAFTSADQDRKGLLDIADRGTLFLDEIGDMGLEVQAQFLKVLEEKTYRRLGDVKLLRSNFRLICATNREIANLLKKGLFRQDLLFRINLITIAIPPLRQRMEDLPAIIAAILRSLGRDDTSVGPEIMALLRGYTWPGNFRELHNVLERAHLLARGGSLLPAYFFGLNGAAAPLPASAAPVPRALKPLDMQQIQQALDEADGCVEKAAALLNVSRATLYRRLKQNGE; from the coding sequence ATGAAGACACATATTTTGTTGGTGGAGGACGATGTTGCAAGCCGGTTCGGCTTTATCCATTTTTTCTCTCGCGAAGGCTACGCCATCACTGAGGCAACCGGCATCGCAGAGGCAACAGAGGCGATCGCCGGTCAACGTTTTGATGCCGTTATTCTGGACAACAACCTGCCGGACGGAAACGGCATAGATTTTATCAGTACCGTACGGACCTATGACGGAACGGTTCCCATCATCATTATTACCGGCACAGCGGATATCCCCCTTGCGGTTGAGGCGATGCAACGCGGCGCAGACAATTTTCTGACCAAACCGGTAGACAACGCAGGTCTTTCGGCTTTTTTGAAAAAGACTCTTGAGATCGGCGTCTTGAAGAGACGTGTGGTTGCGCGCCAACGGCTTGAGAAGCAGGAGGAGATGTTCTGGGGGAACAGCGCTGCCATGCGCCAGGCCTTTGATCTGGCACGAATTGCAGCCGAGAGCGACAGCCCTGTACTGCTGACGGGTGAGACCGGCACCGGAAAAGGGATGATCGCCAAATGGATTCACCGTAACAGCAGCCGGTCAGACAATGAATTCGTTGAAGTCAACTGTTCCTGCCTGCGGGGGGAGCTGCTGGCACGTGAAATTTTTGGAAACGCCCGGGGGGCTTTTACCTCGGCCGATCAGGATCGCAAGGGCCTGCTTGATATAGCGGACCGGGGCACCCTGTTTCTGGACGAAATCGGTGATATGGGACTGGAAGTCCAGGCCCAGTTTCTCAAGGTGCTTGAGGAAAAGACCTATCGCCGCCTTGGGGATGTGAAGCTGCTACGAAGTAATTTCAGGCTGATCTGTGCCACCAACCGGGAAATTGCAAATCTGCTCAAAAAAGGGTTGTTCCGGCAGGACCTACTCTTCCGGATCAACCTCATTACTATCGCAATCCCCCCCTTAAGACAACGCATGGAAGATCTCCCAGCCATTATCGCAGCAATACTGCGCTCTCTGGGAAGAGACGACACCAGCGTCGGCCCGGAGATCATGGCCCTGCTACGCGGCTACACCTGGCCCGGCAATTTCCGCGAACTGCATAATGTCCTGGAACGCGCACATCTTCTGGCCCGCGGCGGCTCCCTGCTCCCTGCCTATTTCTTCGGACTGAACGGAGCCGCTGCCCCTCTTCCAGCTTCTGCTGCACCGGTCCCTCGCGCCCTGAAACCGCTTGATATGCAGCAGATTCAGCAGGCTCTGGATGAGGCTGATGGCTGTGTCGAAAAGGCGGCTGCACTGCTGAATGTCTCTCGGGCAACCCTCTATCGCAGGCTCAAGCAGAACGGAGAATAG